The following coding sequences lie in one uncultured Fretibacterium sp. genomic window:
- a CDS encoding putative DNA modification/repair radical SAM protein: MGHDLQSRLSILTEGAKYDVSCASSGSNRGGRGRLGHACPAGVCHTWSDDGRCISLLKLLLTNDCIYDCAYCINRRSNDVPRASFTPREVAEITAAFYRRNYIEGLFLSSAVRRSPDDTMLDLVRTVALLRREFGFGGYVHAKVIPGASHELVEVLGRLADRVSVNVELPTERSLGLWAPQKSARSIFTPMKYISGRIEERTSERRPAKRAPSFAPAGQSTQMIVGATPEPDLTLLRLSEGLYGRMGLKRVYYSAYVPVNDNPTLPALNAAPPLLREHRLYQADWLLRFYGFRADEIVDEAHPNLEERLDPKSAWALRHMELFPVDPNRAEYETLLRVPGIGVTSARRILTARRARRLDRDNLRRLGVTMKRAQHFLRFEERPAAPGYVSSLEGLRTILEGGRFSPQLRLPFPEAIPSPQEFQQEGR; this comes from the coding sequence ATGGGGCATGACCTGCAGAGCCGCCTGAGCATCCTGACGGAGGGAGCGAAATACGACGTCTCCTGCGCATCCAGCGGGTCGAACCGCGGCGGAAGGGGCAGGCTGGGCCATGCCTGCCCTGCGGGCGTCTGCCACACGTGGTCCGACGACGGGCGCTGCATATCCCTGCTGAAGCTGCTGCTCACCAACGACTGCATCTACGACTGCGCCTACTGCATCAACCGCCGCAGCAACGACGTGCCGCGCGCCTCCTTCACGCCGCGGGAGGTCGCGGAGATCACGGCCGCCTTCTACAGGCGCAACTACATCGAGGGGCTCTTCCTCAGTTCCGCGGTGCGGCGCAGCCCCGACGACACCATGCTCGATCTCGTCCGAACGGTCGCGCTGCTGCGGCGCGAGTTCGGCTTCGGCGGCTACGTCCATGCCAAGGTCATCCCCGGGGCCTCCCATGAGCTGGTCGAGGTTCTGGGACGCCTGGCCGACCGCGTGAGCGTCAACGTCGAGCTCCCCACGGAGCGCAGCCTGGGGCTTTGGGCTCCCCAGAAGAGCGCCAGGTCCATCTTTACCCCCATGAAGTACATCAGCGGAAGGATCGAGGAGCGAACCTCGGAACGCCGTCCGGCGAAGAGGGCTCCCTCCTTCGCCCCGGCCGGGCAGAGCACCCAGATGATCGTCGGAGCCACCCCCGAGCCCGACCTGACCCTTCTACGCCTCTCGGAGGGGCTTTACGGCCGCATGGGGCTGAAACGCGTCTATTACTCCGCCTACGTCCCCGTCAACGACAACCCCACCCTGCCGGCCCTGAACGCCGCGCCTCCCCTGCTACGCGAACATCGTCTCTATCAGGCGGACTGGCTCCTGCGTTTTTACGGATTCCGCGCGGACGAGATCGTGGACGAGGCCCACCCGAACCTCGAGGAACGGCTGGACCCCAAGAGCGCCTGGGCCCTGCGCCACATGGAACTTTTTCCCGTGGACCCCAACCGGGCGGAGTACGAGACGCTCCTGCGGGTCCCCGGCATCGGGGTGACCTCCGCCAGGCGCATCCTGACGGCGCGGCGCGCGAGGCGGCTCGACCGGGACAACCTCAGGCGTCTGGGCGTCACGATGAAGCGGGCCCAGCACTTTCTGCGGTTCGAAGAGAGGCCGGCCGCACCGGGATACGTCTCGTCCCTGGAGGGACTGCGGACGATCCTGGAGGGAGGCCGTTTCTCCCCCCAGCTCCGGCTGCCGTTCCCGGAAGCCATTCCCTCCCCGCAGGAGTTCCAGCAGGAGGGACGATGA
- a CDS encoding FAD-dependent oxidoreductase, producing the protein MSSLSFLRAVKRRMFGVLPTFLLSFLLSFLLSFILSFLLLAFLAGFASLDGVAEAKGVQHIGRRDYDVVVAGGGIGGISAAIQAARLGASVLVVEPSDWIGGQATAAGVSTMDDLSRLRSGLYLEFLSKVREYYEPMGKPTGTCYWDARSVAFEPHVGQRMLYELVDDARAGGKNTLDILLSSEVAEVSLERNTVRGVTVRNAGGARRIACRVLIDATEYGDVLPLAHAEYRAGNSVSPFVDPNAMIQDITWVAVVQKYPGGIPDHLRALTPLPGYDLARRNYESYVTRDGMDFKGVYPVKLPVNVISHNAYRGLPDSSNYWGYDANRENWPHISKCGVNWGNDYPGKYGWEGKRGLPTGYLENPDLRRRVEREALIKTLHYIYYMQNELGENWSVADDEYRHPILPRAAEGLPDEWLEIVRRMPAIPYVRESRRIVGNYTLTSSELLQNSLSYRDGQTSHEFPDAIAIGGYILDLHGADTDADMEWKFDEKAATVQVNRPRGPFQVPLRTLIPRDIDGLLAAEKNLSMTRLAAGALRLQPICMMTGQAAGTLAALSVREGVRLRDLPAVRVQRALLESGVALSLCRYSDVPPDHPCYNAVQIASIHGLISPIEPPHAPSYDISDLDDPVLAMAVIKGRDKGTFGIDEILTWAETVSMMERARKASGTSLGLVPGLGEKPDTLVNRGRFAKALCDTFGFSDLEAFPEVKEKGAFFSLSEHPNAPAVDALSPHGILDLYKSDREFHFGRPVTRGEAAEMIMKAMTAAKLP; encoded by the coding sequence GTGAGTTCCCTGAGCTTCTTGAGAGCGGTGAAGCGTCGTATGTTTGGAGTTTTACCGACGTTCCTTCTTTCGTTCCTTCTTTCGTTCCTTCTTTCGTTCATTCTTTCGTTCCTTCTTTTGGCGTTTTTGGCGGGCTTCGCGTCCCTCGACGGCGTCGCGGAGGCCAAAGGTGTCCAGCACATCGGCAGGCGGGATTACGACGTGGTCGTCGCGGGAGGGGGCATCGGAGGCATCTCGGCCGCCATCCAGGCCGCGCGGCTCGGGGCCAGCGTCCTCGTCGTGGAGCCGAGCGATTGGATCGGCGGGCAGGCGACGGCCGCGGGGGTCTCGACAATGGACGACCTCAGCCGCCTTCGCAGCGGACTCTACCTTGAATTTCTGTCCAAGGTACGGGAATACTACGAACCCATGGGCAAGCCCACGGGCACATGCTACTGGGACGCCCGCAGTGTCGCCTTCGAGCCCCACGTCGGGCAGCGTATGCTCTACGAGCTGGTCGACGACGCCCGCGCCGGGGGAAAGAACACCCTGGACATCCTCCTCTCCTCGGAGGTCGCCGAGGTATCCCTGGAGAGGAACACGGTTCGGGGAGTGACGGTGAGGAACGCCGGAGGCGCACGGAGAATCGCCTGCCGCGTCCTCATCGACGCGACGGAGTACGGCGACGTTCTGCCCCTGGCTCATGCCGAGTACCGCGCCGGTAACTCCGTCTCCCCCTTCGTCGATCCCAACGCCATGATCCAGGACATCACCTGGGTCGCTGTCGTCCAGAAATACCCCGGGGGCATTCCGGACCACCTGCGCGCTCTCACGCCTCTGCCCGGGTACGATCTGGCGCGGCGCAACTACGAGAGCTACGTCACGCGGGACGGCATGGACTTCAAGGGCGTCTACCCCGTGAAGCTCCCCGTCAACGTCATCAGCCACAACGCCTACCGCGGCCTTCCCGACTCCTCCAACTACTGGGGGTACGACGCGAACCGCGAGAACTGGCCCCATATATCGAAGTGCGGCGTCAACTGGGGCAACGACTATCCGGGAAAGTACGGCTGGGAGGGGAAACGCGGACTGCCCACGGGCTACCTCGAGAACCCGGACCTTCGCAGGAGGGTGGAGCGGGAGGCCCTGATCAAGACCCTTCACTACATCTATTACATGCAGAACGAGCTGGGGGAGAACTGGTCGGTCGCCGACGACGAGTACCGCCATCCCATCCTGCCCAGGGCAGCCGAGGGGCTCCCGGACGAATGGCTGGAGATCGTCCGGCGGATGCCGGCCATCCCCTACGTTCGGGAATCGCGGCGCATCGTCGGGAACTACACCCTGACCTCCTCGGAGCTGCTGCAGAACTCCCTGAGCTACCGCGATGGACAGACCAGCCACGAGTTCCCCGACGCCATCGCGATCGGGGGTTATATCCTGGACCTGCACGGTGCGGACACCGACGCGGATATGGAGTGGAAGTTCGACGAGAAGGCAGCCACGGTCCAGGTCAACCGCCCCCGTGGGCCGTTCCAGGTTCCCCTTCGCACGCTCATCCCCCGAGACATCGACGGGCTCCTGGCGGCCGAGAAGAACCTCTCCATGACGCGCCTCGCCGCCGGAGCCCTGCGCCTCCAGCCCATCTGCATGATGACCGGCCAGGCCGCGGGGACTCTTGCGGCCCTCTCCGTCCGCGAGGGCGTCCGGCTCCGTGACCTGCCCGCCGTTCGGGTCCAGCGCGCCCTGCTGGAGTCCGGGGTCGCCCTGTCCCTCTGCAGGTACTCGGACGTCCCCCCTGACCACCCCTGCTACAACGCCGTGCAGATAGCCAGCATCCACGGCCTGATCTCCCCGATAGAACCGCCCCACGCTCCGTCCTACGACATCAGCGACCTCGACGATCCCGTCCTGGCTATGGCCGTCATCAAGGGACGCGACAAGGGGACCTTCGGCATCGACGAAATCCTCACCTGGGCGGAAACGGTCTCCATGATGGAAAGGGCCCGCAAGGCGTCCGGGACATCGCTCGGACTCGTCCCCGGACTCGGGGAGAAGCCCGACACCCTCGTGAACCGGGGAAGGTTCGCCAAGGCCCTCTGCGATACCTTCGGATTCTCCGATCTCGAAGCCTTCCCCGAGGTCAAGGAAAAGGGGGCGTTCTTCTCCCTCTCCGAGCATCCCAACGCTCCGGCCGTGGACGCCCTGTCGCCGCACGGCATCCTGGACCTCTACAAATCGGATCGGGAGTTTCATTTCGGCCGGCCCGTGACTCGGGGCGAGGCCGCGGAGATGATCATGAAGGCCATGACGGCCGCCAAGCTGCCCTGA
- the hcp gene encoding hydroxylamine reductase, whose protein sequence is MFCYQCEQTAKGTGCTVMGVCGKSAEVSDLQDLLIHAAKGIAMYAHRARGLGAVDGEIDRFVVEALFTTVTNVNFDNIRMAEMIAQAGVVRSKARKLYENACARAGRTAEPLSGPAADPLPESMADMAIAGGQYTPRSWAEKRGDVVQGLYDLILLGLKGSAAYTHHAFVLGYEDERIYGFFHEKLDALSREVMTVEELTAHAMDAGKWNVEVMNLLDRANTEVYGHPEPTPVRIHPLKGRAILVSGHDLRDLNLLLQQTEGKGINIYTHGEMLPCHGYPRLKKYPHLAGNYGGAWQDQQKEFAAFPGAILMTTNCIQRPTNYTDRIFTTGLVAFPGVRHIDEKKDFTPVIEAALAAPGFEEDGDDKRILVGFGHNTVLNAAGKVVELVKAGKIRHFFLVGGCDGAKSGRNYYTDFTSQAPKDTVILTLACGKFRFNKLDFGDIDGLPRLLDVGQCNDAASALKIASALAEAFGTDVNGLPLSLVLSWYEQKAVCILLSLLSLGIKNIRLGPSLPAFVKPPVLEFLQKTFNIQPITTPEADLKAILG, encoded by the coding sequence ATGTTCTGTTACCAGTGTGAGCAGACTGCCAAGGGGACAGGCTGCACCGTGATGGGGGTGTGCGGCAAGTCCGCGGAGGTTTCGGACCTTCAGGACCTTTTGATCCACGCAGCAAAGGGAATTGCGATGTACGCGCACCGTGCGCGCGGACTCGGGGCGGTCGACGGGGAGATCGACCGCTTCGTGGTCGAGGCGCTTTTCACGACGGTGACCAACGTCAACTTCGACAACATCCGCATGGCCGAGATGATCGCCCAGGCAGGGGTCGTCCGGAGCAAGGCCAGGAAGCTCTACGAGAATGCCTGCGCCCGTGCGGGCAGGACCGCCGAGCCCCTCTCCGGCCCTGCTGCGGACCCGCTCCCCGAGAGCATGGCCGATATGGCGATAGCGGGCGGGCAGTACACGCCTCGGAGCTGGGCCGAGAAACGCGGTGACGTCGTCCAGGGCCTTTACGACCTGATCCTGCTCGGACTGAAGGGCAGCGCGGCGTACACACACCACGCCTTCGTCCTGGGGTATGAGGACGAGCGCATATACGGATTCTTCCACGAGAAGCTGGACGCTCTGAGCCGCGAGGTCATGACCGTCGAGGAGCTGACGGCCCATGCTATGGACGCCGGCAAGTGGAACGTCGAGGTCATGAACCTCCTGGACAGGGCAAACACCGAGGTCTACGGACACCCGGAGCCGACGCCGGTCCGCATCCATCCACTGAAGGGCAGGGCAATCCTGGTATCGGGACACGACCTGCGCGACCTGAACCTGCTGCTCCAGCAGACGGAGGGCAAGGGCATCAACATCTATACCCACGGCGAGATGCTGCCCTGTCACGGCTATCCGCGCCTCAAGAAGTATCCGCACCTGGCCGGAAACTACGGTGGGGCCTGGCAGGATCAGCAGAAGGAGTTCGCGGCCTTCCCCGGCGCCATCCTGATGACCACCAACTGCATCCAGAGGCCCACGAACTACACGGACCGCATCTTCACCACGGGCCTTGTGGCCTTCCCCGGAGTCCGGCACATCGACGAAAAGAAGGATTTCACGCCCGTTATCGAGGCCGCCCTGGCCGCGCCGGGCTTCGAGGAGGACGGCGACGACAAGCGGATTCTGGTGGGCTTCGGCCACAACACCGTGCTGAACGCCGCCGGAAAGGTCGTGGAGCTGGTCAAGGCCGGAAAGATCCGTCACTTTTTTCTGGTCGGCGGCTGCGACGGAGCCAAGAGCGGCCGCAACTACTACACGGACTTCACGTCTCAGGCCCCGAAGGACACCGTGATCCTCACCCTGGCCTGCGGCAAGTTCCGCTTCAACAAGCTGGACTTTGGGGACATCGACGGCCTGCCGCGCCTGTTGGACGTCGGGCAGTGCAACGACGCCGCGTCGGCGCTCAAGATCGCCTCGGCGCTAGCCGAGGCCTTCGGAACCGACGTCAACGGCCTGCCCCTCTCCCTGGTGCTCTCCTGGTACGAGCAGAAGGCCGTCTGCATCCTGCTCTCCCTGCTCTCGCTGGGCATCAAAAACATACGACTGGGGCCCTCGCTGCCCGCGTTCGTCAAGCCGCCCGTTCTGGAGTTCCTCCAGAAGACCTTCAACATCCAACCCATCACGACCCCCGAGGCCGACCTCAAGGCCATCCTCGGGTAA
- a CDS encoding riboflavin synthase, whose translation MFTGLVEAVGVVRAFRRAEEVSLLSIECPALASELVLGQSVAVSGACLSVVALHGDVFDVEMMPETAERTWFTELRPGTAVNLERAMALGDRLDGHLVLGHVDGTAVLRRLSGTGRTRVACFGAEPRLLRGIVPKGSVAIDGVSLTVIGVSASDFSVGLIPTTLESCTLGRMAVGTVVNLETDILGKYVERLLGSRGSGMRLSMEELRGLGY comes from the coding sequence ATGTTCACCGGACTTGTAGAGGCGGTCGGTGTGGTGCGCGCCTTCCGCAGGGCGGAGGAGGTCTCTTTGCTGTCCATCGAGTGCCCTGCCCTGGCGTCCGAGCTGGTGCTGGGGCAGTCCGTGGCGGTGAGCGGCGCATGCCTTTCCGTCGTGGCCCTGCACGGGGACGTCTTCGACGTGGAGATGATGCCGGAGACCGCGGAGCGCACGTGGTTCACCGAACTGAGGCCGGGGACCGCCGTCAACCTGGAGCGGGCCATGGCCCTGGGGGACCGGCTGGACGGGCACCTGGTCCTGGGGCATGTCGACGGGACCGCCGTCTTGAGGCGCCTCTCGGGGACCGGGCGGACCCGGGTGGCCTGTTTCGGCGCCGAGCCGCGGCTGCTGAGGGGGATCGTCCCCAAGGGGTCGGTTGCGATAGACGGCGTCAGCCTGACCGTCATCGGCGTCTCCGCCTCGGATTTCTCCGTCGGTCTCATCCCGACGACGCTCGAGTCCTGTACCCTGGGGCGGATGGCGGTGGGGACCGTCGTGAACCTGGAGACCGACATTTTGGGCAAGTATGTGGAGCGCCTTCTGGGATCTCGGGGCTCCGGAATGCGTCTGTCGATGGAGGAGCTGAGGGGCCTTGGATACTGA
- a CDS encoding bifunctional 3,4-dihydroxy-2-butanone-4-phosphate synthase/GTP cyclohydrolase II: MDTEVCNREAGAVFNTVEEAIEDIRRGRMVLVADDENRENEGDLIVSAAHATADNVNFMARYARGLICAPVSGEIARRLRLDPLTAHSTDRKSTAFLVTVDAREGTTTGISAEERALTARLLSDLDSRPEDFLRPGHLFPIEAREGGVLVRAGHTEATVDLVRLAGLPAAGLCCGVMNDDGTMARLPDLIMFAKRHGLKFIAVKDLIAWRCAREKLVEKRVEVNLPTEFGLFCVHAYRSKLQDDDAHTHVALVKGDVLGVDPVLVRVHSECFTGDIFGSLRCDCGPQLHAALSMIEKEGAGVLLYMRQEGRGIGLLNKLRAYRLQDEGMDTVDANVALGFPPDLRDYGTGAQILMDLGLRRIRLLTNNPKKVIGLGGYGLEIVDRVPLVIEPNEYNERYMRTKELRMGHVLHGV; encoded by the coding sequence TTGGATACTGAAGTTTGTAATCGGGAAGCGGGGGCGGTCTTCAACACGGTCGAGGAGGCGATCGAGGATATCCGCCGGGGGCGTATGGTCCTGGTCGCGGACGACGAGAACCGGGAGAACGAGGGCGACCTTATCGTGTCCGCGGCGCACGCGACGGCGGATAACGTCAACTTCATGGCCCGGTACGCACGGGGCCTGATCTGCGCCCCCGTGTCGGGGGAGATCGCCCGCAGGCTGCGGCTCGACCCTCTGACCGCGCACAGCACGGACAGAAAGTCCACCGCATTTCTGGTCACGGTGGACGCCCGAGAGGGGACGACGACGGGCATCTCGGCGGAGGAACGTGCCCTTACGGCCCGCCTCCTGTCCGATCTCGACTCCCGTCCCGAGGATTTCCTGCGCCCCGGCCACCTCTTTCCCATCGAGGCCCGTGAGGGCGGCGTCCTGGTGCGCGCCGGCCATACCGAGGCCACGGTGGACCTCGTGCGCCTGGCCGGGCTGCCCGCCGCCGGGCTCTGCTGCGGGGTGATGAACGACGACGGGACTATGGCGCGGCTTCCGGACCTGATCATGTTCGCGAAACGGCATGGGCTGAAGTTCATCGCGGTGAAGGACCTCATCGCCTGGCGGTGTGCCCGGGAGAAGCTGGTCGAAAAGCGGGTCGAGGTCAACCTTCCGACGGAGTTCGGCCTCTTCTGCGTCCACGCCTATCGCAGCAAACTGCAGGACGACGACGCGCATACCCACGTCGCGCTGGTCAAGGGGGACGTCTTGGGAGTGGACCCCGTCCTGGTGCGGGTGCACAGCGAGTGCTTCACGGGGGATATCTTCGGTTCCCTGCGCTGCGACTGCGGCCCTCAGCTCCATGCGGCCCTCTCCATGATCGAGAAGGAGGGTGCGGGCGTTCTGCTCTACATGCGGCAGGAGGGGCGCGGCATCGGCCTGCTCAACAAGCTGAGGGCCTACCGGCTGCAGGACGAGGGGATGGATACGGTCGACGCCAATGTGGCGCTGGGCTTCCCCCCGGACCTCCGGGACTACGGCACGGGGGCGCAGATTCTCATGGACCTCGGGCTGAGGAGGATTCGGTTGCTGACGAACAACCCCAAGAAGGTGATCGGCCTCGGGGGGTACGGGCTCGAGATCGTGGACCGGGTTCCTCTGGTGATCGAGCCGAACGAGTACAACGAGAGGTATATGCGGACCAAGGAGCTGCGGATGGGGCACGTGCTGCACGGTGTTTGA
- a CDS encoding type II toxin-antitoxin system RelE/ParE family toxin produces the protein MKYAIKIYPRAYRDLDGIYSYIAKNLMAQGTAENLLASLEDAILSLEQFPKRELVRRIGIYANQGYRQLSIKNYTIIYRVYKERQEVHIVTVRYSRSQF, from the coding sequence GTGAAATACGCAATCAAAATATATCCCCGCGCATATCGGGATTTAGACGGTATCTATTCCTATATCGCCAAAAATCTTATGGCGCAGGGAACAGCTGAAAATCTGCTTGCCAGCCTGGAGGACGCTATCCTCAGTTTGGAGCAGTTTCCGAAAAGGGAGCTTGTCCGCCGTATCGGGATCTATGCCAATCAGGGCTATCGTCAACTTTCCATCAAGAATTATACCATTATTTATCGTGTGTATAAGGAGAGACAAGAGGTGCATATCGTAACCGTGCGCTATTCACGGAGCCAATTCTAA
- the ribE gene encoding 6,7-dimethyl-8-ribityllumazine synthase, translating to MRTIEGKLLGTGLSVAIVVSRFNDLISEKLLEGAKDALLRHDVSHQAVEVFRVPGAWELPLAAKELALSGKYDAIIALGAVIRGDTPHFDYVSAEMSKGLAQVGLEHRVPVVFGVLTCDTLEQALLRAGSKAGNKGADSAHTAIEMANLLRNIRLSGGTKGELRDA from the coding sequence ATGCGGACGATAGAGGGAAAATTGCTGGGAACGGGGCTTTCCGTGGCGATCGTGGTCTCCCGATTCAACGACCTGATCTCCGAAAAGCTGCTGGAGGGGGCCAAGGACGCGCTTCTGCGTCACGACGTGTCCCATCAGGCCGTGGAGGTCTTCAGGGTCCCGGGGGCCTGGGAGCTGCCCCTGGCGGCCAAGGAGCTGGCCCTGAGCGGCAAGTACGACGCGATTATCGCCCTGGGGGCGGTCATACGGGGCGACACGCCGCACTTCGACTACGTCTCCGCCGAGATGTCGAAGGGGCTGGCGCAGGTGGGGTTGGAGCACCGGGTTCCGGTGGTCTTCGGCGTCCTGACCTGCGATACCCTGGAGCAGGCCCTGCTCCGCGCGGGCAGCAAGGCGGGCAACAAGGGGGCGGACAGCGCGCACACCGCGATCGAGATGGCCAACCTGTTGAGGAATATTCGCCTTTCCGGAGGAACGAAGGGGGAGTTGCGCGATGCTTGA
- a CDS encoding type II toxin-antitoxin system prevent-host-death family antitoxin gives MPQIRPITDLRNTNEISELCHARKEPVFITKNGYGDLVVLSIEAYEELVETAYTDSAIREAEQEVAEGGKLLDAHEALSYLRRKHNL, from the coding sequence ATGCCGCAAATCCGACCGATCACAGACCTGCGCAACACAAACGAGATTTCTGAGCTTTGCCATGCGAGGAAAGAACCTGTTTTTATCACAAAAAACGGCTACGGCGACCTGGTTGTCTTGAGTATCGAAGCATACGAGGAATTGGTGGAAACCGCATACACGGACTCAGCGATCAGAGAAGCGGAACAGGAAGTTGCGGAGGGCGGAAAACTTCTTGACGCCCATGAAGCCTTATCTTACCTCCGAAGGAAGCACAACTTGTGA
- the ribD gene encoding bifunctional diaminohydroxyphosphoribosylaminopyrimidine deaminase/5-amino-6-(5-phosphoribosylamino)uracil reductase RibD, whose product MSVRKIDEYYMSRALSLASHGQGAASPNPMVGCVIVRDGQVIGEGYHARCGSGHAEVAALGDLARRGGTARGATAYVNLEPCSHFGRTPPCAPRLVEEGVARVVVGMADPDPKVNRGGLEILRTGGVEVDGPCLESECRWLNRGFIRVQTLGRPWVTLKAAAGLDGRMALPHGESRWITAPEARQWAHRMRASHDAVMVGVGTVLQDDPELTVRDAEGKSPLRVVVDSRLSTPVSAKVVTGVGGCLIFTCCEDPVRADALTAAGARVRRAPARGGRVDLEVVLSSLAEEGVLSLMVEGGARVLTAFAELGLADSLALFTSCRIMGEGPGIGTGLRLGAMSESLLLRDATVRRVGPDFLTEALFSCSPDL is encoded by the coding sequence GTGTCCGTTCGTAAGATAGACGAATATTACATGAGCCGCGCTCTCTCCTTGGCCTCCCATGGACAGGGAGCCGCCTCGCCCAACCCGATGGTTGGCTGCGTGATTGTCCGCGATGGCCAGGTGATCGGGGAGGGGTATCACGCCCGCTGCGGCTCGGGGCATGCGGAGGTCGCGGCGCTCGGAGACCTCGCCCGCCGGGGTGGGACGGCCCGCGGCGCTACGGCCTACGTCAACCTCGAGCCCTGCAGCCATTTTGGCAGGACGCCGCCCTGCGCGCCCCGCCTCGTCGAGGAGGGGGTCGCACGCGTCGTGGTGGGCATGGCGGATCCCGACCCCAAGGTGAATCGCGGAGGGTTGGAGATCCTGCGCACGGGGGGTGTCGAGGTCGACGGACCGTGCCTCGAGTCCGAATGCCGTTGGCTGAACCGCGGTTTTATCCGGGTGCAGACCCTGGGGCGCCCATGGGTGACGCTCAAGGCCGCGGCGGGGCTTGATGGCCGCATGGCGTTGCCCCATGGCGAGAGCCGGTGGATAACGGCTCCCGAGGCCCGCCAGTGGGCGCATCGGATGCGCGCCTCTCACGATGCCGTCATGGTGGGGGTGGGGACGGTGCTGCAGGACGACCCCGAGCTGACCGTGCGCGATGCGGAGGGCAAAAGCCCCCTTCGGGTCGTGGTGGATTCCCGTCTGTCGACCCCCGTCTCCGCGAAGGTGGTGACGGGGGTGGGAGGCTGTCTGATCTTCACCTGCTGCGAGGACCCCGTCAGGGCGGACGCGCTGACGGCCGCGGGGGCGCGGGTTCGCAGGGCGCCCGCGCGCGGCGGGAGGGTGGACCTCGAGGTGGTGCTGTCGTCCCTGGCCGAGGAGGGGGTCCTGAGCCTCATGGTCGAGGGGGGCGCGAGGGTCCTGACGGCGTTTGCGGAGCTTGGGCTTGCGGACAGCCTGGCCCTCTTCACCTCGTGCCGCATCATGGGGGAGGGGCCGGGAATCGGGACGGGCCTGCGTTTGGGCGCCATGTCCGAGTCCCTCCTTTTGAGGGACGCGACGGTGCGCCGGGTGGGGCCCGATTTTCTGACGGAGGCGCTCTTTTCATGTTCACCGGACTTGTAG
- a CDS encoding TIGR03915 family putative DNA repair protein has product MIYVYDGTWNGMMTLVHRTARDGILPDDILRSSPNGASGVLLESTEVRSDPSLAEATAAVLENRLGRRWLSEACLALMSEQEGIDLAVWRCFFRLWKEGVGAAADLADPCMGTVLHAARRSFRELHRWMGLTRFRDVGGIYYAPFAPDCDVLPLLAGHFRRRLPARWVLHDTGRGRAALHEAGRWFLTDAALPAHLKITREEEVCQALWQEFFRSTAVGERISAKRQSKFLPRKTWTYLIEKPGAEPQTRPQ; this is encoded by the coding sequence ATGATCTACGTCTACGATGGGACCTGGAACGGGATGATGACACTCGTGCACAGGACGGCCCGGGACGGTATCCTCCCCGACGATATTCTGCGTTCTTCCCCGAATGGGGCGAGCGGCGTGCTGCTGGAGAGCACGGAGGTGAGGAGCGACCCATCCCTGGCGGAGGCGACCGCCGCAGTGTTGGAGAATCGCCTGGGCCGCCGATGGCTGTCCGAAGCCTGTCTCGCCCTGATGTCGGAGCAGGAGGGGATCGACCTCGCGGTGTGGCGCTGTTTCTTTCGTCTTTGGAAGGAGGGGGTCGGGGCCGCAGCGGACTTGGCGGACCCGTGCATGGGGACCGTCCTCCATGCCGCGAGACGCTCGTTCCGGGAGCTTCACCGCTGGATGGGGCTCACCCGTTTTCGGGACGTGGGCGGGATCTATTACGCCCCCTTCGCGCCGGACTGCGACGTGCTGCCCCTCCTCGCCGGGCACTTCCGCAGGAGGCTGCCCGCCCGCTGGGTGCTCCACGACACCGGCAGGGGTCGGGCCGCCCTGCACGAGGCGGGACGCTGGTTTCTGACGGACGCGGCGCTCCCGGCCCATCTGAAGATCACCCGTGAGGAGGAGGTCTGCCAGGCGCTTTGGCAGGAGTTTTTCCGCAGCACCGCGGTGGGGGAACGGATATCCGCAAAGCGCCAGTCGAAATTCCTGCCCCGGAAGACCTGGACATACCTCATCGAAAAGCCGGGGGCGGAGCCTCAAACACGGCCCCAATGA